The following coding sequences lie in one Drosophila sulfurigaster albostrigata strain 15112-1811.04 chromosome 2R, ASM2355843v2, whole genome shotgun sequence genomic window:
- the LOC133837730 gene encoding LOW QUALITY PROTEIN: tRNA (guanine(10)-N2)-methyltransferase homolog (The sequence of the model RefSeq protein was modified relative to this genomic sequence to represent the inferred CDS: deleted 1 base in 1 codon): MTKFWKKYVLWFAQEHVDFRVAEFESIVKLFGLEFRHFSDNRLKPFWLVEFPNDETALQYASRSVALRSIIELQAHANTLPEFHQRLKTQVDTDRGALSQYFNAQSFKVTVETYNKHFTQREKVDKIEAMDYLPLQGAVNLKDPQVEWWYLEFWGLDPTDVPDAPEDIVFGRMLAQGQRHLIKQLSLKQRKFIGNTSMDAQLSLLMANQALVKDGDLVFDPFVGTGSLLVSAAKFGGYVLGADIDFMMLHARCRPSRITQKVRDKDESIRANLKQYGCVERYMDVVVADFSCPLWHKSMRFDSIITDPPYGIREATEKVENKSHGKDNTRSPDMAHYPSTSHYSLQHLYTDLLQFGAKHLRLGGRLVCWLPFHREDYNEAMLPQHTHLKLVANSEQLLAGNTARRLLTYEKCTEYSDDSSPNPLPQEPGQDFRERYFNTNGSLESRQDRRMRKAAQREEGRLQMEMRGKIPCDGRAKKCDLNKARFD; this comes from the exons atgaCAAAGTTTTGGAAGAAGTATGTACTTTGGTTTGCCCAAGAGCATGTTGATTTTCGTGTGGCTGAATTCGAGTCAATCGTCAAGCTGTTCGGTCTGGAGTTTCGGCATTTTTCCGACAATCGCTTA AAACCCTTTTGGCTAGTGGAATTTCCCAATGATGAAACCGCACTGCAGTACGCTTCCCGTTCAGTGGCATTGCGCTCCATCATTGAGCTGCAGGCACACGCCAACACACTCCCAGAATTCCACCAAAGATTAAAGACGCAAGTGGACACAGATCGAGGAGCACTCTCGCAATATTTCAATGCGCAGAGCTTTAAGGTGACAGTGGAGACGTACAACAAACACTTTACGCAACGCGAA AAAGTAGACAAGATCGAAGCCATGGATTATTTGCCACTCCAAGGAGCTGTCAATCTTAAAGATCCTCAAGTGGAATGGTGGTATCTGGAATTCTGGGGCTTGGATCCCACAGATGTGCCCGATGCACCCGAAGATATAGTCTTTGGTCGCATGCTAGCCCAAGGACAGCGACACCTGATCAAGCAACTGTCGCTGAAACAGCGCAAGTTCATTGGCAACACCAGCATGGATGCCCAGCTCAGCTTGCTGATGGCCAACCAAGCGTTGGTCAAAGATGGCGACTTGGTCTTTGATCCCTTTGTGGGCACTGGTTCTTTGCTAGTCAGTGCTGCCAAGTTTGGTGGCTATGTTTTGGGTGCAGACATTGATTTCATGATGCTGCACGCGCGTTGTCGTCCAAGTCGCATTACACAAAAAGTGCGTGACAAAGACGAGAGCATCAGAGCTAACCTAAAGCAGTATGGTTGTGTAGAGCGTTACATGGACGTGGTGGTGGCTGACTTTTCTTGTCCGCTGTGGCATAAAAGCATGCGTTTCGACAGCATCATCACAGATC CTCCTTATGGCATAAGAGAGGCAACTGAGAAGGTGGAGAACAAGTCGCATGGCAAGGACAACACACGCTCGCCAGACATGGCGCATTATCCCTCCACTTCGCACTACTCTCTGCAACATTTGTACACGGATCTGCTTCAGTTTGGAGCCAAACATTTGCGGCTTGGCGGTCGTCTTGTTTGCTGGCTTCCTTTTCATCG TGAGGATTACAATGAGGCTATGCTGCCGCAGCACACGCATCTCAAATTGGTGGCTAACTCGGAGCAGCTGCTGGCAGGTAACACAGCGAGACGTCTGCTGACATACGAAAAGTGTACAGAGTACAGCGATGACAGTAGTCCAAATCCTCTTCCTCAAGAGCCTGGACAAGACTTTAGAGAGCGCTACTTCAATACCAATGGTTCGCTGGAATCTCGGCAGGATCGACGCATGCGCAAAGCAGCGCAGCGGGAAGAGGGGCGACTGCAAATGGAGATGCGAGGGAAAATTCCCTGCGATGGTCGCGCCAAGAAATGTGATTTGAACAAAGCGCGTTTTGACTAA
- the LOC133837731 gene encoding LOW QUALITY PROTEIN: putative lipoyltransferase 2, mitochondrial (The sequence of the model RefSeq protein was modified relative to this genomic sequence to represent the inferred CDS: inserted 2 bases in 1 codon), whose protein sequence is MVVRPLLTVVRAGRLSYTAGLQLQQQLAXNKKTADFAEFRNFLLLLEHDPVYTIGIRTKGYTEEDEKRLRELGAEFHRTDRGGLITFHGPGQLVAYPILNLRQFKLSMRCYVATLEQTVIETCRQLGVLNASTTADTGIWVGDKKICAIGVHGSRYVTTHGIGLNCSTDLSWFEHIVPCGIEGKGVTSLSEQLQRQVSLSEASAALLESLAKKFNCQLQEQQQERVTN, encoded by the exons atggtCGTTAGACCCCTACTCACTGTTGTACGCGCTGGACGCCTGAGTTACACAGCCGgtctgcagttgcagcaacaactggc aaacaaaaaaaccgcGGATTTCGCCGAGTTTCGCAATTTCCTGTTGCTTCTGGAGCACGATCCTGTCTACACAATTGGAATACGCACCAAAGGATACACGGAAGAGGATGAAAAGCGATTACGAGAGCTGGGCGCCGAATTTCATCGCACAGATCGCGGCGGCCTCATTACCTTCCACGGACCTGGGCAACTGGTTGCCTATCCCATCTTAAATCTGCGTCAATTTAAGCTGAGCATGCGTTGCTATGTTGCAACTTTAGAGCAGACGGTGATCGAAACATGTCGCCAGTTGGGAGTACTTAATGCCAGCACCACTGCGGACACGGGTATTTGGGTGGGTGATAAGAAAATCTGTGCGATTGGCGTGCATGGCTCGCGTTATGTCACCACCCATGGCATTGGCCTCAATTGCTCGACGGACTTGAGCTGGTTCGAGCACATTGTGCCGTGCGGAATTGAGGGCAAGGGCGTTACTTCGTTGAGTGAGCAGCTCCAACGCCAGGTCAGTCTATCCGAGGCTTCTGCTGCTTTGTTAGAGAGTCTGGCCAAGAAGTTTAATTGCCAGctgcaagagcaacaacaagaacgagTCACAAACTAG
- the LOC133837728 gene encoding uncharacterized protein LOC133837728 yields the protein MTTRTRQDERSGIVDVDEAIAATYHQLPPHSAELANFLAHQQQQQQQQQQHLLHQQQQQQQQPGQGPLMWPPPPPPHLGVQYPPHHPHPPPPPQHHHQHPQQHPQQHQQPQQHPQQQPPQSAHVYNEYLYNLAYPGAAPGQPETYSVLPVGHGNFLKVYHCSENAVNDVYAQQAAAAAANFSHINMATLNQHQQQQQQQQQHPHHQQQQQQAAAPQAQGQQQPPVQVQAAAAQQTPLYELFATNPLLPQPEMNIATQQQQQQQQPQQQQPQQQPAPQQFHQFDEAAVISSNIAASNSANMFINNLVNNWSPNLTGASYIQFGGELPTEQVNNSYKEATPATPLAAPVATAVPPASTPPQQCSPVKLQQQQPQQQQPPVVLPPKSVEVPPKPAVEVVNNIVPTLNTAATPAAATIATTPTATAAVAATAIKKAPIVVPGTMPEGKKRIVAEVKPMPMSYSDVLSKGSSLRSSSATIHANSNLGESRSVNNLENGHAPQRRQGKDEGNGNREQRNNAKRSPLHELKDVPGNTTGHRGKKRQQQAAVQKQQQVPLLQQQQQQQQQQPATQSTLRSSKPLQEKKRPVQLKLNNSSNNNSSNLNGYAKASSDSKANNNSSSNGNGNSSSSNALNSSNSQNYAARKSNSNRSNSGNNGNANYSNGNSSNSTGGNNNSGSNNHHNSSSSNNNVNSSSSKRYATSSNSNLGSSSGSYSYSSKRNRSGGYASSNSPSHASSSNRNYELAKRILHTWWIYTLKLLTWLFYLVYDIVVLGCSMAYERLTTAYVAGVAYARQLHKELKQNSGKPSIWWRNYWRRFDARFKKNSRWAFWRRFYKRKPPEANAEAFKTGRLPQTGEEAMYSLLNCKGKDAYSILGVPADSPQEQIRKHYKKIAVLVHPDKNKQAGAEEAFKVLQRAFELIGEPENRLAYDQSIAEALHAEKAWTELHDLLSQLQTKMTEAANTIRCSTCAQRHPRKLTERPHYAARECASCKIRHSAKDGDIWAETSMLGLRWKYLALMDGKVYDITEWANCQKGALSHLEPNSHMVQYRIVRGAQQQQQQQQQQQQQQQQQHPHQQQPPPHAHHPGGPASGVSEATLHEFLDNLYSGQHPGAPNATPFAGNARRRARRN from the exons ATGACGACACGGACACGTCAGGATGAGCGGAGCGGCATCGTCGACGTCGATGAGGCAATTGCCGCCACATATCATCAGCTGCCGCCGCACAGTGCCGAGTTGGCGAACTTTCTggcacatcaacaacaacagcagcagcagcaacaacaacacttgctgcatcagcaacagcagcagcaacaacagccaggACAGGGGCCGTTGATGTGGCCACCACCGCCACCCCCGCATTTAGGTGTTCAATATCCGCCCCATCATCCACacccaccaccaccaccgcagcatcatcatcagcatcccCAACAACATCcccagcaacatcagcagccacaacaacatccTCAGCAACAACCACCGCAATCTGCGCACGTCTATAACGAATATTTGTACAACTTGGCTTACCCAGGAGCAGCTCCTGGCCAGCCCGAGACCTACTCTGTGCTCCCTGTGGGCCATGGAAACTTTTTGAAGGTTTATCACTGCTCCGAGAATGCTGTAAACGATGTCTACGCTCAGCaagcagcggctgctgcggcCAATTTCTCGCATATCAACATGGCAACACTAAaccagcatcagcagcaacaacaacagcagcagcagcatccacatcatcagcaacaacagcagcaggcagctgCTCCCCAGGCACAGGGACAACAACAGCCTCCGGTGCAAGTTCAGGCGGCAGCTGCTCAACAGACGCCACTCTATGAGCTGTTTGCCACCAATCCGTTGCTGCCGCAACCCGAAATGAACATTGCcacgcaacagcagcagcaacaacaacaaccacagcagcagcaaccacaacagcagccagcaccTCAGCAATTCCATCAGTTCGATGAGGCTGCTGTCATCTCTTCAAACATTGCAGCCAGCAACAGCGCCAACATGTTCATCAACAACCTGGTCAACAACTGGTCGCCAAATCTCACAGGCGCCAGTTACATTCAGTTTGGTGGCGAGCTGCCAACGGAGCAAGTCAACAATAGCTACAAAGAAGCCACGCCAGCCACTCCATTGGCAGCGCCAGTTGCAACAGCTGTTCCACCAGCTTCGACGCCACCACAGCAATGCTCGCCAGtcaagttgcaacaacaacaaccgcagcagcagcagccgccagTTGTGCTGCCGCCGAAGAGCGTGGAAGTGCCGCCCAAGCCAGCAGTGGAAGTGGTCAACAACATAGTCCCAACACTTAACACAGCcgcaacaccagcagcagcaacaattgcaacaactccaacagcaaccgcagccGTTGCAGCCACTGCCATTAAGAAGGCGCCCATTGTGGTGCCGGGAACAATGCCTGAGGGCAAGAAGCGCATTGTGGCCGAGGTGAAGCCGATGCCCATGTCCTACTCCGATGTGCTGAGCAAGGGCAGCAGCTTGCGAAGCAGCTCGGCGACAATACACGCCAACAGCAACCTCGGCGAATCACGTTCTGTGAACAACTTGGAGAATGGACATGCGCCGCAGCGTCGCCAGGGCAAGGACGAAGGCAATGGTAATCGGGAGCAGCGCAACAATGCGAAGCGTTCGCCATTGCATGAGCTCAAGGATGTGCCCGGGAATACAACAGGACATCGGGGCAAGAAGCGacaacagcaggcagcagtgcaaaagcagcagcaagtg CCactgttgcaacagcagcagcaacaacagcagcagcagccagcaacacAGTCCACGCTGAGATCAAGCAAACCGCTGCAGGAGAAGAAGCGTCCAGTGCAACTGAAACtcaacaatagcagcaacaacaacagcagcaatctgAATGGTTACGCCAAGGCGAGCAGCGATagcaaagccaacaacaacagcagcagcaatggcaacggcaacagcagcagcagcaatgctttgaacagcagcaacagccaaaacTACGCAGCTCGCAAGTCCAACAGCAATCggagcaacagcggcaacaatggcaacgcCAACTACTCGAATGGCAATTCAAGCAACTCGAcgggtggcaacaacaatagcggcagcaacaaccaccacaacagcagcagcagcaacaacaatgtcaacTCGTCGTCCTCGAAGCGTTATGCGACTTCATCGAATTCGAATCTAGGCTCCAGCTCCGGCTCTTATTCGTACTCCTCGAAGCGCAATCGCAGCGGTGGCTACGCCTCATCCAATTCGCCATCGCATGCGAGCAGCTCGAATCGCAACTATGAGCTGGCCAAGCGGATACTGCACACCTGGTGGATCTATACGCTCAAGTTGCTCACCTGGCTCTTCTATCTGGTCTACGATATTGTCGTCCTCGGCTGCAGCATGGCCTACGAGCGTCTGACCACAGCTTATGTGGCTGGCGTTGCGTATGCTCGCCAGCTGCACAAGGAACTGAAGCAGAACTCGGGCAAGCCGAGCATTTGGTGGCGCAACTATTGGCGTCGCTTCGATGCTCGCTTCAAGAAGAACTCGCGCTGGGCATTCTGGCGGCGATTCTACAAGCGAAAGCCTCCCGAGGCGAACGCTGAGGCTTTCAAGACGGGTCGCCTGCCGCAGACGGGCGAAGAGGCCATGTACTCGCTGCTGAATTGCAAGGGCAAGGATGCCTACAG CATATTGGGCGTGCCAGCGGACAGTCCGCAGGAGCAGATACGTAAGCACTACAAGAAGATCGCTGTGCTGGTGCATCCTGATAAGAACAAGCAGGCAGGCGCCGAGGAGGCGTTCAAGGTGCTCCAGCGTGCATTTGAGTTGATCGGTGAACCG GAAAATCGTCTTGCCTATGACCAAAGCATCGCGGAGGCATTGCACGCGGAGAAGGCGTGGACGGAGCTGCACGATTTGTTGTCGCAGTTGCAAACCAAAATGACCGAGGCGGCCAATACTATAAG ATGCAGCACCTGTGCGCAGCGTCATCCTCGCAAACTAACCGAACGTCCTCATTATGCGGCGCGTGAATGCGCTTCCTGTAAGATACGCCACTCGGCCAAAGAT GGCGACATTTGGGCAGAGACTAGCATGCTGGGTCTGCGCTGGAAGTATTTGGCATTGATGGATGGCAAAGTCTACGATATAACCGAGTGGGCCAACTGCCAGAAGGGTGCGCTGTCGCATCTGGAGCCCAATTCGCACATGGTGCAGTATCGCATTGTGCGCGGCgctcagcaacagcagcagcaacaacaacagcagcaacaacaacagcaacagcagcatccccatcaacagcagccgccgccgcatGCCCATCATCCCGGTGGCCCAGCCAGTGGTGTCAG CGAGGCAACTTTGCATGAGTTTCTGGACAACTTGTACAGCGGACAGCATCCGGGAGCACCGAATGCCACACCATTTGCTGGCAATGCACGTCGTCGCGCCCGTCGCAATTGA